In one Hymenobacter sp. DG25B genomic region, the following are encoded:
- a CDS encoding DUF4249 domain-containing protein, which produces MKALFPILASCLLLGLSSCETVVDVPAPKHTPRLALNYVLSNQAPDSLYWQSYPHRLLTVSVSQSVFNNAEVRQPINATVELLDASGQVVERFRGRYRYYNPYTQDSTGAFYEPQYGFAGQPGQRYTLRAALPGLETAESTLELPAPATIGTATFIRRQSNPNESQYFVAGRLSLSVPDAVASTDYYVATARVLDTQGRFWGMMTNDFQNEDPGSDVSVDRFRLSDGYSPRPQVYADLNANGRTLTLAQNVQAYFSSNYNPGDPQNYREPAFIEVTISTLTREAYDFYQSVQRYQDSQGNPFAEPAPLAGNIRNGYGLFGGATDTRVIIPIQ; this is translated from the coding sequence ATGAAAGCCCTATTCCCGATCCTGGCTTCTTGCCTGCTTCTGGGCCTGAGCAGCTGCGAAACCGTGGTGGATGTGCCGGCCCCCAAGCACACGCCCCGCCTGGCCCTGAACTACGTGCTCAGCAACCAGGCGCCCGACTCGCTGTACTGGCAGAGCTACCCGCACCGCCTGCTGACAGTGAGCGTGAGCCAGAGCGTGTTCAATAATGCGGAGGTGCGCCAGCCCATTAATGCCACCGTAGAGCTGCTGGACGCCAGCGGGCAGGTGGTGGAGCGCTTCCGGGGGCGCTACCGCTACTACAACCCTTACACGCAGGATAGCACCGGTGCCTTCTATGAGCCCCAGTATGGGTTTGCGGGGCAGCCGGGCCAGCGCTATACCCTGCGGGCCGCGCTGCCCGGCCTGGAAACGGCCGAAAGTACCCTGGAGCTGCCGGCGCCGGCTACCATAGGCACGGCTACTTTTATACGGCGGCAAAGCAACCCCAATGAAAGCCAGTACTTTGTGGCCGGACGCCTCTCCTTGAGCGTGCCCGATGCCGTGGCCTCTACCGATTACTACGTGGCTACGGCCCGGGTGCTGGACACCCAGGGCCGCTTCTGGGGAATGATGACGAACGACTTTCAGAACGAGGACCCCGGCAGCGACGTGTCCGTAGACCGGTTCCGGCTCTCCGACGGGTACAGCCCCCGCCCCCAGGTGTATGCCGACCTGAACGCCAACGGGCGCACGCTCACGCTGGCGCAAAACGTGCAGGCTTATTTCTCCAGCAATTACAACCCCGGCGACCCGCAAAACTACCGGGAGCCCGCCTTCATTGAGGTGACCATCAGTACGCTTACGCGCGAGGCGTACGACTTCTACCAGTCGGTGCAGCGCTACCAGGATAGCCAGGGCAACCCCTTTGCCGAGCCCGCGCCGCTGGCCGGCAACATCCGCAACGGCTACGGCCTGTTTGGGGGTGCTACGGATACCAGAGTGATTATTCCCATTCAATAA